Sequence from the Chelonoidis abingdonii isolate Lonesome George chromosome 1, CheloAbing_2.0, whole genome shotgun sequence genome:
TGCAGGCCAAGCTTTCGTCCATCCATATGACAAGACTTCATGCATCTACCAAAACCCCATCTTCAGGCCACGTGAGGGGCTGCAAGGAATTTCAAGAGGGCCAAGACGTTAAATGCCATTGTCACATGAAGGCATGCAAAATATCCTCGCCAGATGGCTCGGGATCAACAAGTAGATCAAACTCGATCCAGGAATTTTCAGAATCCTTTGAGAAGCAACTGCATTTCAAAATCAAGCGCTCAGTTTCTTTGGTAGGTAACCACCATTACGGGTGCTTATTTCACGTAAGAAacagtgagccaaattcatcccattgacttcaatggggacatACCAAGGATGCATTTGGATTAGTCTCTTAAATGAGGCAGTTTGTACAGTAG
This genomic interval carries:
- the LNP1 gene encoding leukemia NUP98 fusion partner 1 isoform X2, with translation MPGRGQGEALLCAARPGSPQTRGSGATCRRSWAKLSSIHMTRLHASTKTPSSGHVRGCKEFQEGQDVKCHCHMKACKISSPDGSGSTSRSNSIQEFSESFEKQLHFKIKRSVSLQPEGMKERRERARMCMSKSRSHKKEGGKREPKKEQKGEERPEISVGKQS